In Cryptomeria japonica chromosome 10, Sugi_1.0, whole genome shotgun sequence, a genomic segment contains:
- the LOC131076796 gene encoding uncharacterized protein LOC131076796, with the protein MELETFLRNNLNEMCIIGADFNVITKASDKRGGSNKLPTMTLDFIDWINRNSLLEIQIAENTFTWNNKRKGFSNIAEKLDSFFIHGWLMNSNYTMEAEILPLSGSDHYPLQLNILAEQGPRKCPFKFENMWYKDDNIINLIEQWWRESVFSGSKMYIVANKLKLIKRRLLEWNREHFGNIFDKKLLVEMDLKDVNREVLDQGMDEPLFLKEKILLTEYEEILAKEEISRRQISRETWLKDGDRNRKPFHNSTKQKI; encoded by the coding sequence ATGGAACTTGAGACTTTTTTAAGAAATAATCTGAATGAGATGTGTATTATTGGAGCAGATTTCAATGTCATCACTAAGGcatcagacaaaagaggaggtagtaaTAAGTTACCTACAATGACACTCGACTTCATtgattggatcaataggaattcttTGTTGGAAATCCAGATAGCAGAGAACACCTTTACATGGAACAACAAAAGGAAGGGCTTTAGCAATATTGCTGAAAAGCTAGACagtttttttattcatgggtggcTTATGAATTCCAATTACACTATGGAAGCAGAGATCCTTCCTTTATCTGGTTCAGACCATTATCCACTCCAACTTAACATTCTGGCAGAACAAGGTCCAAGAAAGTGCCCgttcaaatttgagaacatgtggtaTAAGGATGATAACATCATCAACCTGATTGAACAATGGTGGAGGGAATCAGTGTTCTCAGGCTCAAAGATGTATATTGTTGCAAACAAACTGAAGTTAATCAAAAGGAGGCTCTTGGAGTGGAATCGAGAGcattttggtaacatctttgataAGAAACTTTTAGTAGAAATGGACCTCAAGGATGTTAACAGAGAAGTTTTGGATCAAGGGATGGATGAACCTCTCTTCTTGAAGGAAAAAATATTACTAACAGAGTATGAAGAGATTCTGGCAAAAGAAGAAATCTCCAGGAGACAAATATCCAGAGAAACATGGTTGAAAGATGGAGATCGCAACAGAAAGCCCTTTCATAACAGTACCAAGCAGAAAATATGA